Proteins encoded by one window of Triplophysa rosa linkage group LG19, Trosa_1v2, whole genome shotgun sequence:
- the LOC130570499 gene encoding granzyme K-like yields the protein MDVHSYMIVYSILLFAFFKVAVSIVGGKDVTEKNHKPWMVSIQKDERHVCGGILIKDQWVLTAANCKEQPQKSVTVLIGALSLKKFKDSQRVGILDFKYPTTYNEQTNQDDIMLIKLNKKVKVEPIQIPKGEKDIPTGKRCVVMGWGTTDSKVMKASDKLQMLEVTVMNRKRCNLFYSEYFEITRDMLCAGSMEKNRGTCWGDTGGPLLHKKIVVGVVSRSKGCGDPRKPTVYTFLSKRHISWINSILKKQFNSTPF from the exons ATGGATGTTCACAGCTATATGATTGTTTACTCCATTTTGCTCTTTGCCTTTTTCAAAGTGGCAG TTTCTATTGTTGGAGGCAAAGatgtgacagaaaaaaatcataaaccATGGATGGTGTCTATACAGAAGGATGAGCGGCATGTGTGTGGAGGAATTCTCATTAAAGATCAGTGGGTTTTAACTGCGGCTAATTGCAAAGA ACAACCACAAAAATCTGTGACAGTTCTTATAGGAGCTCTTTCTCTGAAGAAATTTAAAGACTCTCAGCGTGTTGGCATTCTCGACTTTAAGTACCCTACAACATACAATGAGCAAACTAATCAAGATGACATCATGCTCATTAAG CTaaacaaaaaagtgaaagtggAGCCAATACAAATCCCTAAAGGGGAGAAAGACATTCCAACTGGAAAAAGATGTGTTGTGATGGGTTGGGGAACCACTGATTCAAAAGTTATGAAAGCATCTGATAAACTGCAAATGTTAGAGGTGACAGTTATGAACAGAAAACGGTGCAATCTCTTCTACAGTGAGTATTTTGAGATTACAAGAGATATGCTATGTGCAGGAAGCATGGAGAAAAACAGAGGCACTTGTTGG GGAGATACCGGTGGACCACTGCTCCATAAGAAAATTGTTGTTGGAGTGGTTTCACGATCAAAAGGATGCGGTGATCCCAGGAAACCGACAGTGTACActtttctttcaaaaagacacatTTCCTGGATTAACAGCATACTTAAAAAACAATTCAACAGCACACCATTTTAG
- the LOC130570680 gene encoding granzyme K-like: protein MEVHNCMIVFHFLLFAFSKVADCSDVSIVGGKNVKKLQPWIVSIQKHQQHVCGGVLIERQWVLTAAHCKLTLQNTDSVTVLMGTLSLKNKKRSQRIGILSYEHHKGFNMVTKEHDIMLIKLSKKVKVKPKKLPKEEQDIRDGTKCTVMGWGVTNSKDKEASDELQMLEVTAVDRKQCNNDYKGDFVITKDMVCAGSMEKNKGTCRGDSGGPLECKKSSKRFSKTNIVGVLSGAKGCGDPKKPTVYAFLSKEHISWINNVLKKQFNSTTF from the exons ATGGAAGTTCACAACTGCATgattgtttttcactttttgcTCTTTGCCTTTTCCAAAGTGGCAG ATTGCTCTGACGTGTCTATTGTTGGCggcaaaaatgtgaaaaaacttCAACCATGGATAGTGTCTATTCAGAAGCACCAGCAGCATGTATGTGGAGGAGTGCTAATAGAGCGGCAATGGGTTTTGACTGCTGCACATTGCAAACT AACACTACAAAATACAGACTCTGTGACAGTTCTCATGGGAACTCTgtctctaaaaaataaaaaacgctcTCAGCGTATTGGGATCCTCAGTTATGAACATCACAAAGGATTCAATATGGTCACTAAAGAACATGACATCATGCTCATTAAA CTAAGCAAAAAGGTGAAAGTGAAACCCAAAAAGCTCCCAAAAGAGGAGCAAGACATTCGAGATGGAACAAAATGCACTGTGATGGGATGGGGAGTGACTAATTCAAAGGATAAGGAAGCTTCTGATGAACTGCAAATGTTAGAAGTCACAGCTGTGGACAGAAAACAGTGCAACAATGACTACAAGGGTGATTTTGTAATTACAAAAGATATGGTGTGTGCAGGAAGCATGGAGAAAAACAAAGGCACTTGTCGG GGAGATTCTGGTGGACCACTAGAATGTAAAAAATCCAGTAAACGTTTCAGTAAGACAAACATTGTTGGAGTGCTTTCAGGGGCAAAAGGGTGTGGTGATCCCAAGAAACCAACTGTGTACGCTTTTCTTTCTAAAGAACATATCTCCTGGATCAATAATGTACTCAAAAAACAATTCAACAgcacaacattttaa
- the rxfp3 gene encoding relaxin-3 receptor 1: protein MQKTSDMHDERTEYAPGSILLGDFNASFINKTNVSWGDFQDLDKPDFVGDGSALLRIIISIIYSVVCALGLIGNILVLYLMKSKHAWKKSSINLFVTSLAVTDFQFVLTLPFWAVENAMDFTWLFGKAMCKIVSYVTATNMYASVFFLTAMSVARYCSVASALKSRRRRMRLSARWMSVIIWIAAIGAALPNAIFSTTATVSNEQLCLVKFPDRSGDVQFWLGLYHAQKVLLGFLIPLGIITICYLLLLRFITNKNVNTSSAKRRSKVTKSVTIVVLSFFLCWLPNQALTAWGILIKLNVVHFSYEYYTTQVYIFPVTVCLAHSNSCLNPILYCLMRREFRKALKKLFWQITSPSVTNMRPFTASTKPEQDEQGPALVPLGPTEPALIFYPPGVVMYNGRNDLLPNST, encoded by the coding sequence ATGCAGAAGACTTCGGACATGCACGACGAGCGCACCGAGTACGCGCCTGGAAGCATCCTGTTAGGTGATTTTAACGCGAGCTTTATTAACAAGACTAATGTCTCGTGGGGTGACTTTCAGGATTTGGATAAACCCGATTTTGTGGGTGACGGGTCCGCGCTCTTGAGAATAATAATCTCCATCATTTACTCGGTCGTTTGCGCGCTGGGTTTAATTGGAAACATACTCGTCCTATATCTCATGAAGTCCAAACACGCATGGAAGAAGTCGTCCATCAATCTCTTCGTGACCAGCCTGGCGGTGACCGACtttcagtttgttttgacaCTTCCTTTTTGGGCTGTGGAAAACGCCATGGATTTCACTTGGCTGTTTGGTAAGGCGATGTGCAAGATAGTTTCGTATGTCACGGCCACGAACATGTACGCTAGTGTGTTTTTCCTTACAGCCATGAGCGTGGCGCGGTACTGCTCCGTGGCTTCTGCGCTGAAAAGCAGGAGACGTCGAATGCGTTTATCTGCGCGCTGGATGAGCGTCATAATCTGGATAGCTGCGATCGGTGCCGCGCTGCCAAATGCGATATTTTCAACGACGGCTACGGTGTCAAACGAGCAACTGTGCCTGGTGAAATTTCCCGACCGGAGCGGAGACGTGCAGTTTTGGCTTGGTTTGTACCACGCGCAAAAAGTACTTCTGGGGTTTCTAATTCCCCTCGGAATAATAACCATCTGCTACCTGCTCCTTTTGCGCTTTATAACCAACAAAAACGTGAATACCTCCAGCGCAAAGAGGCGATCCAAAGTGACCAAATCTGTGACTATTGTCGTTTTATCTTTTTTCCTCTGCTGGTTGCCAAACCAGGCGTTAACGGCGTGGGGCATCCTAATAAAACTTAACGTGGTGCACTTTAGTTACGAGTATTACACCACGCAAGTGTATATTTTTCCGGTGACGGTCTGTTTAGCGCATTCAAACAGCTGTCTCAATCCTATTCTGTATTGCTTAATGAGGAGGGAGTTCAGGAAGGCTTTGAAAAAGCTGTTTTGGCAGATCACATCGCCTTCTGTCACCAACATGAGGCCGTTTACTGCCTCCACGAAGCCCGAACAGGATGAACAGGGTCCGGCGTTGGTTCCGCTAGGTCCCACGGAGCCTGCCCTTATTTTCTATCCTCCGGGGGTTGTGATGTATAACGGCAGAAACGACCTTCTGCCCAACAGCACATAG
- the slc45a2 gene encoding membrane-associated transporter protein, with amino-acid sequence MTLLTKDQPCRFSGPDSPVTSLEHYPVDSGMKEDYVDSLEPAVFGVVEPPKRSRGRLIMHGMVMFGRELCYAVEAAFVTPVLLSVGLPKRLYSLVWLISPILGFILQPVIGSARDYCRSPLGRRRPYILLLGIIMLVGLTLFLNGDAVTSAVVQDRDVKTTWAIVVVMFGVVMFDFAADFIDGPIKAYLFDVCSHRDKERGLHYHAILTGLGGACGYLIGAMDWGHSALGLLLGSEYQVIYFFSSLTWVFFLTMHLFSIPETPLKKDHSSDSPSSLLLEVPHNGGYGSVSKESLPEMRQRSFSALSEANAVTPSAKQPNSEVQKRMTLKSLLSAMISMPGHYRCLCMSHLLGWTAFLCNMLFFTDFMGQIVYKGNPYAEHNSTSYATYERGVEVGCWGLCINAASSALYSYVQRLLLPYIGLKGLYFLGYFVFGMGTGLIGLFPNIIATLTLCCVFGVMSSTLYTIPYNLISEYHKVEEEQRKLAGDDTAFEGRGTGMDCAALTCMVQLAQVIVGAGLGALVNLAGSVTVVVLSASTVSLIGCLFIAVFM; translated from the exons ATGACTCTCTTAACCAAGGACCAGCCTTGTAGGTTCTCCGGACCAGACAGCCCAGTCACATCCCTGGAACACTATCCAGTGGACTCGGGGATGAAAGAGGACTATGTGGACAGCTTGGAACCGGCTGTGTTTGGAGTGGTGGAACCTCCGAAACGGTCCAGAGGAAGGCTCATCATGCATGGCATGGTTATGTTTGGAAGGGAACTCTGCTACGCCGTCGAGGCGGCATTTGTCACGCCAGTGTTGCTGAGCGTTGGACTCCCAAAACGCTTGTATAGCTTGGTGTGGCTGATAAGCCCCATTTTGGGCTTCATCTTGCAGCCCGTCATAGGCTCGGCAAGAGACTACTGTAGGTCTCCGTTGGGCCGAAGGCGGCCGTACATACTGTTACTGGGAATTATAATGTTGGTGGGGTTAACTTTATTTCTAAATGGAGATGCTGTGACATCAG CAGTGGTACAGGACAGAGATGTTAAAACGACATGGGCCATCGTCGTAGTCATGTTCGGAGTGGTAATGTTTGATTTTGCGGCAGATTTCATTGATGGACCAATCAAAGCCTATTTGTTTGATGTGTGTTCTCACCGGGACAAAGAAAGAGGTCTGCATTATCACGCCATACTCACAG GGCTAGGTGGAGCTTGTGGATACCTGATCGGAGCCATGGACTGGGGTCACTCTGCTCTAGGTCTCCTGCTAGGCTCAGAGTACCAAGTCATCTACTTTTTCTCATCATTGACCTGGGTTTTTTTTCTCACCATGCACCTTTTCAGCATCCCAGAAACACCGCTGAAAAAAGACCACAGTTCAGATTCGCCCAGCTCTCTGCTCCTGGAAGTCCCGCACAATGGTGGATACGGCTCAGTATCCAAAGAGTCTCTTCCTGAGATGCGTCAGCGCTCCTTCTCTGCTCTCAGTGAAGCGAATGCAGTTACGCCCAGTGCCAAGCAACCTAACAGCGAG GTTCAGAAAAGGATGACCCTGAAATCGTTGCTGTCAGCCATGATTAGCATGCCTGGCCATTATCGCTGTCTGTGCATGAGTCATCTGCTGGGCTGGACGGCCTTTCTGTGCAACATGCTCTTCTTTACTGACTTCATGGGGCAG ATCGTTTATAAGGGGAACCCGTACGCAGAGCATAATTCCACCTCCTATGCTACTTACGAGAGAGGAGTTGAGGTGGGCTGCTGGGGCTTGTGCATCAACGCCGCCTCCTCTGCTCTCTATTCAT ATGTGCAGAGGTTGCTCCTGCCATACATCGGACTAAAGGGACTATACTTCCTAGGCTACTTTGTGTTCGGTATGGGAACCGGTCTGATCGGACTGTTTCCGAACATCATCGCCACCCTgactttgtgttgtgtgtttggagTGATGTCCAGCACTCTCTACACCATCCCATACAACCTCATCTCTGAATACCACAAGGTGGAAGAG GAGCAGAGAAAATTGGCTGGTGATGACACAGCGTTTGAAGGCCGTGGCACTGGCATGGACTGCGCGGCTCTTACCTGTATGGTACAGCTGGCCCAGGTCATAGTGGGTGCTGGACTCGGAGCTCTGGTCAACCTGGCAGGCAGTGTGACTGTGGTTGTGCTTTCTGCATCGACAGTGTCCCTAATTGGCTGtctttttattgctgttttcaTGTAA